Proteins encoded by one window of Fusarium graminearum PH-1 chromosome 1, whole genome shotgun sequence:
- a CDS encoding endoglucanase 3 precursor, with protein sequence MRFTDLLLASAGATLALAAPSTEKRAAGKFLFTGSNESGGEFGETQLPGKLGKDYIWPTTKSIDTLASTGMNTFRVGFRMERMTPSGITGALDETYFKGLESVVNHITSKGNFAVIDPHNYGRYNNQIIQSTADFGAWWSKVAKRFANNKNVIFDTNNEYHDMENSLVAGLNQAAIDAIRKAGATSQYIFVEGNSYTGAHSWVSSGNGEALKNLKDPQNKIIYQMHQYLDSDNSGTHADCVSSTIGVERVKEATKWLKDNKKRGIIGETAAGPNTQCIEALKGELQYLHDNSDVWTGWLYWAAGPWWGDYMYSMEPDTGASYVKVLPEIKKFIGA encoded by the exons ATGCGTTTCAcagatcttcttctcgccagcGCCGGCGCTACACTTGCTCTAGCTGCCCCTTCCACCGAGAAGCGTGCCGCGGGCAAGTTCCTTTTCACCGGTTCTAATGAATCTGGTGGTGAGTTTGGCGAGACTCAACTCCCTGGAAAGCTCGGCAAGGACTACATCTGGCCTACCACCAAGTCCATCGAT ACTCTTGCCAGTACCGGCATGAACACCTTCCGTGTTGGTTTCCGTATGGAGCGCATGACCCCTAGTGGCATCACTGGTGCTCTTGACGAGACCTacttcaagggtcttgagagTGTTGTCAACCACATCACCAGCAA GGGCAACTTTGCTGTGATTGACCCTCACAACTATGGCCGCTACAACAACCAAATCATCCAGAGCACCGCCGACTTTGGCGCCTGGTGGTCAAAGGTTGCCAAGCGCttcgccaacaacaagaacgtcatctttgacaccaacaacgagtACCACGACATGGAAAACTCTCTTGTTGCCGGCCTCAATCAGGCCGCCATCGACGCCATCCGCAAGGCCGGCGCCACCTCCCAGTACATCTTTGTTGAGGGTAACTCTTACACCGGTGCCCACAGCTGGGTCTCCAGCGGCAACGgcgaggctctcaagaacctcaaggaTCcccagaacaagatcatctaCCAGATGCACCAGTACCTCGACTCAGACAACTCGGGTACCCACGCCGACTGTGTCAGCAGCACCATTGGTGTCGAGCGTGTCAAGGAGGCTACCAAGTGGCTCAAGGATAACAAGAAGAGAGGTATCATCGGTGAGACTGCCGCTGGACCTAACACTCAGTGCATTGAGGCTCTCAAGGGTGAACTCCAGTACTTGCACGACAATTCTGACGTCTGGACTGGTTGGTTGTACTGGGCTGCTGGACCTTGGTGGGGTGACTACATGTACAGCATGGAGCCTGATACCGGTGCTTCTTACGTCAAGGTTCTccctgagatcaagaagttcatcgGTGCTTAA
- a CDS encoding ribosomal protein S19, with protein sequence MHATRFLLKRSGHTWCRKPSDRISTDLPTVSNMRYSLPIVWPKSTSDKVPPVRTQARSATILPNFVGLKFEVHNGKDYHEVTITEDMVGHKLGEFAP encoded by the exons ATGCACGCGACACGGTTTCTTCTCAAGCGTTCC GGCCACACTTGGTGCCGTAAGCCGTCCGACCGGATATCGACTGATTTGCCCACCGTTTCTAACATGCGATATAGCCTCCCCATTGTCTGGCCCAAGTCCACCAGCGACAAGGTGCCTCCAGTCCGAACACAAGCCCGATCAGCCACGATCCTGCCCAACTTTGTCGGTCTCAAGTTCGAGGTGCACAATGGAAAGGATTACCACGAGGTGACCATTACTGAGGATATGGTTGGACACAAGCTTGGCGAGTTTGCACCGTAA
- a CDS encoding transcription initiation factor TFIID subunit 10 codes for MASDAPEKTAEQTPPAPEVPSEEAPPAPTVPESRLPTRKDVSLREFLNKMDDYAPIIPDAVTNYYMTKAGLPPPPQTDPRLARLLALATQKFIADIAADAYQYSRIRASSNTNNPMGSLGAAAGFPIPGQPTGQPGSKDQTKGAPLGIQRPGYGGGGQGGSQNRTVLTMEDLGMAVGEYGVNVKRSEFYR; via the exons ATGGCTAGTGATGCGCCCGAAAAGACTGCAGAGCAGACCCCTCCTGCGCCAGAGGTTCCTTCTGAGGAAGCGCCTCCAGCACCGACAGTCCCCGAATCGCGATTGCCGACCCGCAAGGATGTCTCCCTACGAGAgttcttgaacaagatggacgacTATGCACCTATT ATCCCTGATGCAGTCACCAATTACTACATGACCAAAGCTGGTcttccaccacctccacaGACTGATCCTCGTCTCGCGCGACTGCTCGCCCTCGCGACGCAGAAGTTCATCGCAGACATCGCCGCAGACGCCTACCAGTACAGCCGGATCCGCGCATCGTCAAACACCAATAATCCTATGGGCTCTCTTGGTGCGGCTGCTGGATTCCCCATTCCTGGACAACCAACGGGTCAGCCTGGAAGTAAGGACCAGACCAAAGGCGCGCCCCTTGGTATCCAGCGACCGGGTTACGGCGGTGGTGGCCAGGGTGGCAGCCAGAACAGAACCGTCCTTACGATGGAGGATCTGGGTATGGCTGTCGGAGAGTACGGCGTTAACGTCAAGCGAAGCGAGTTCTATCGCTAG
- a CDS encoding ER lumen protein retaining receptor 1, producing MPLNLFRVAADFSHLGSIFILLHKMVQLNSCSGISFKSQTLYMLVYITRYLDLFSTDSIYNFVFKILFLGSQGYIIYLMTNAYKPTNDPNVDTFRVQYLLAGAAVLAVAFPYHYTFSEILWAFSIWLESVAILPQLFMLQRTGEAETITTHYLFALGSYRALYIPNWIYRYFSETHHKVDTIAIVAGIIQTVLYSDFFYVYYTKVMKGKKFKLPV from the exons ATGCCTTTGAATCTCTTCCGAGTCGCCG CGGATTTTTCGCATCTcggctccatcttcatcttgcttCACAAGATGGTGCAGCTTAAC AGCTGCTCAGGTATCTCTTTCAAGTCTCAGACACTGTACATGCTTGTCTACATCACCCGATATCTCG ATCTTTTCTCAACCGACAGCATCTACAACTTcgtcttcaagatcctcttcctcggctcGCAAGGTTACATCATCTACCTCATGACCAACGCTTACAAGCCCACCAACGACCCCAATGTCGACACCTTCCGTGTTCAGTACCTCCTTGCTGGAGCGGCTGTCCTCGCCGTCGCCTTCCCCTACCACTACACCTTTTCTGAGATTCTGTGGGCCTTTTCCATCTGGCTCGAGTCGGTGGCTATTCTTCCCCAGCTTTTCATGCTTCAGCGAACTGGTGAGGCCGAGACCATCACCACCCACTACCTTTTCGCCCTTGGCAGCTACCGCGCTCTCTACATCCCCAACTGGATCTACCGATACTTTTCCGAGACACACCACAAGGTCGAcaccattgccattgtcgccGGTATCATCCAGACCGTCCTGTACAGCGACTTCTTCTACGTCTACTACACCAAGGTTATGAAGGGCAAGAAGTTCAAGCTCCCCGTCTAA
- a CDS encoding histone H2A.Z: MPGGKGKSSGGKSSGGKTSGTEGANKKQQSHSARAGLQFPCGRVKRFLKQNTQQKMRVGAKAAVYVTAVLEYLTAEVLELAGNAAKDLKVKRITPRHLQLAIRGDEELDTLIRATIAYGGVLPHINRALLLKVEQKKKAKALEG; this comes from the exons ATGCCTGGTGGAAAGGGAAAATCTTCTGGCGGAAAGAGCTCCGGCGGCAAGACGAGCGGTACTGAGGGcgccaacaagaagcagcagagTCACTCTGCTCGTGCTGGTCTTCAG TTCCCTTGCGGTCGTGTCAAACGTTTCCTCAAGCAGAACACCCAGCAAAAGATGCGTGTAGgagccaaggctgctgtctACGTCACTGCCGTACTCGAGTACCTGACTGCTGAAGTTCTGGAGTTGGCAGGC AACGCTGCCAAGgacctcaaggtcaagcgTATCACACCCCGCCACCTTCAGCTTGCCATTCGTGGTGATGAGGAGCTCGACACTCTGATTCGTGCGACAATCGCCTACGGTGGTGTGTTGCCACACATCAACCGCGCTCTActgctcaaggttgagcagaagaagaaggccaaggcgcTCGAGGGTTAA